One genomic region from Rosa rugosa chromosome 1, drRosRugo1.1, whole genome shotgun sequence encodes:
- the LOC133725970 gene encoding palmitoyl-monogalactosyldiacylglycerol delta-7 desaturase, chloroplastic-like, producing MEEKMDPSTTKLFFLAIHCLALLGPFYFNWSAFWLAVALYFVTGVGITLSFHRNLAHRSFKLPRWLEYSFAYCAVLSLQGSPIEWVSTHRIHHQFTDTWDDPHSPIKGFWYSHIGWVVDYHSRFGTPDTLEFKNVGDLKKQWYYRFIHCTYPYHSVALGILLYAGGGLPFLVWGMGVRTVFFLHITFSINSICHIWGKQVWNTGDLSRNNWLLGLLAHGEGWHNNHHAFEYSARQGLEWWEIDTTWYIISFLEAIGLATDVKLPNEAHKKRKAFCKNSSTIQ from the exons ATGGAAGAAAAAATGGACCCCTCAACAACCAAGTTGTTTTTCCTGGCCATACATTGCCTTGCTCTTTTGGGGCCGTTTTATTTCAACTGGTCTGCGTTTTGGCTGGCTGTGGCACTCTATTTTGTTACAGGTGTGGGTATAACTCTGTCTTTCCATAGAAACCTCGCTCACCGCAGCTTCAAGCTTCCCAGATGGCTCGAGTACTCTTTTGCCTACTGCGCCGTCCTTTCGCTCCAG GGAAGTCCAATTGAATGGGTGAGCACACACAGAATCCATCATCAGTTTACAGACACATGGGATGATCCTCACAGTCCCATTAAGGGATTTTGGTACAGTCATATTGGTTGGGTTGTTGACTATCATTCTCGGTTTGGAACT CCTGACACACTAGAATTCAAAAATGTCGGAGACTTAAAGAAGCAGTGGTACTATAGGTTTATTCACTGTACGTATCCTTATCACTCTGTAGCTCTTGGAATTCTGCTATATGCTGGAGGAGGGCTACCATTCTTGGTTTGGGGAATG GGTGTGAGGACTGTATTTTTTCTCCACATCACCTTTTCAATAAACTCGATCTGCCACATATGGGGAAAGCAAGTATGGAATACTGGTGATTTGTCTAGAAACAACTG GTTGTTAGGTTTGCTAGCACATGGCGAAGGTTGGCACAATAATCATCATGCCTTTGAGTACTCAGCTCGACAAGGCTTGGAATGGTGGGAGATTGACACTACTTGGTATATAATAAGCTTCCTTGAAGCCATCGGTTTGGCTACAGACGTAAAACTCCCAAATGAAGCTCATAAGAAAAGAAAGGCATTCTGCAAGAATAGCAGTACTATCCAGTAA
- the LOC133732431 gene encoding uncharacterized protein LOC133732431, with amino-acid sequence MVNLNSKIPNRFSSVPHFLNSATPPLWLSPSQSFSPLRLCLSALSSHNRSLASLSQLAWPKRRRRVQLRHDLLQQHPADFRRRLIPILIKSSCVILEVQKFWFYQRCFQLPSPFFTLCFGLCSLSSQVRVELISLLRLLRYSAPQLVRKSNA; translated from the exons ATGG TAAACCTAAACTCTAAAATCCCAAATCGTTTTTCCTCAGTTCCTCACTTCCTCAACTCTGCGACGCCGCCTCTCTGGCTCTCTCCCTCACAATCTTTCTCACCTCTGCGGCTCTGCCTCTCAGCTCTCAGCTCTCACAATCGGTCTCTTGCGTCTCTGTCCCA GCTTGCTTGGCCAAAACGACGACGTCGTGTTCAGCTTCGCCACGACCTTCTCCAGCAGCATCCCGCTGATTTCCGGCGCCG GTTAATCCCCATACTCATCAAGTCAAGTTGTGTGATTTTGGAAGTGCAAAAGTTCTG GTTTTATCAGAGGTGTTTCCAACTTCCAAGTCCTTTCTTTACCCTCTGTTTTGGCCTTTGTAGCCTCTCTTCCCAGGTGAGAGTGGAGTTGATCAGCTTGTTGAGATTATTAAG GTACTCGGCACCCCAACTCGTGAGGAAATCAAATGCATGA